Part of the Lolium rigidum isolate FL_2022 chromosome 6, APGP_CSIRO_Lrig_0.1, whole genome shotgun sequence genome, GAAGGACTCGTCCATGTCTCGTTGATCCCAATAAATGGAGCAAATGGCATATCGAACCGATTAGTCAAGAAAGTTGTATCAAATGACACACAATCATGATATGCTTCGTGTAAGCCTTCCTTGCAAGACTCGTCAACCCGTAAAATGTTTTCAACCCCGTGCTCTTCATCAAAAGAAATTCGAGAGTAGAAACCCGGGTCCTTGTCCTTCAACTCGCAAAATAAGCCACCGTCTCAAGCAATGTcccattccttctcctccttcctcaaacTTGTTCGTAGATTTGTTATAGCTTTTGGATCATAGGGGACGAAACATTCTTCTCCATAAAAAGAAGACATCACCGTCATCATACGCCCAGCTTCCAAGTTGCAGCTCATGTAGGCATTTCGAGAACTCCCTTTCATCTCTAGGTATGCCTTTGTGTGATCTCGTGTACTTTGTCGTTGAAGGTTTCACAAGCATGGGGTGATTGTGTTCTCGCAATAAAATATGTCACTTCATATTTGTTGTTAATCAACTTCACACACATTTTTGCCGGACACTTGGTTTGCTTTATTTTTTCCCTTTGCCGCTTAACTACCGCAGATTTTGGTTTCTTGGACGGTCCAGCCTTCTTctccatccccgtcttcatcatctAGCTGGACAGGGCTAACCTCTTCTACAATTTTGACTCTCTCCTCTTGAATTTGCTCTTCCGTTTTCGGTGCCCGATACTTGTTGCACACAAATTGTTGCTTCCGCACCACCTTACCGAAAGGTTGCCTCGTTGATGTGTTTGATTTGATAGAAAACCCCAGCCTTTTTGAGTAAGCATTGTAGTGCTCTCTCGGCATCTTCGATTGTGTCAAATCGCATACCAAGGAAGGGTTCTTGAGGACTAGATGCTACTTCTTCATTAGGAGCAACTCCATCAGCACCATGATCCGCCAACTCGTGGTTAGAAGAACCGGAAAGGGTTGTAGTAGGCATAGTCGTTGTGTTTATGTTTTCGGTGCTAGGATTTGCCGGAGGTGGTGCCGCATTGAATTGCTGCCCTCCACCACCGTGCACATCGTAGTCGCCACCTTGTCCACCATGCTCAGCAAGTAGTGGGTCCCGAGACTCATCGACAACCTCCGTCCGGGCAGCTTGAGTGCGTAAAAGGGGTCACCGCCATTTATTCCTCCATCTTCCATGTCGACATCGTCCGGTTCTAGGTTCAGGTCCAAACCACTCATCCGCAAAACAAAAAGTAATTTCATTTTGTTTGTAAGTAAACTTGAAAACTTCGTTTTATGGATGCATCTAAAGTTGCTTCTCCGATTCATCTAAGTTGGTACACTAATGCCATCTAAGTTGTTTTCCCACAATGCATTTTTTGGCTACTATCTCGCATGACATAAGCTACCAAAGTTTATGGTTGTCACCACCATTCACACCTTCTCACAAACTTGCTTTTTCAGTACCGGAGGCTAGCATGGACAAGATCAAGTGTCAAATTTTGCTTCATCAATCAGCCACTATGTAATTAGCACTATGACGGAAGAAACTTTTGCCGAGCATCTCAAACGGTAGCTAAGTCGATCATTTTACCGCCTAGTTTTGTCATGTGACAATACTAGTTCTTGTTGAAACATAGTTTGTTCGTCGCTGAACTGGTTGTCTCGATGGTTTCGACAAACTAATGGTACCTAATGCTACTATAGAACCTTTTCCAAGTACTATGTGACCATATAAATGCATTGCTACTCCTTCCCATTTTTTGTGGCTTATTCTATGGTTAGTATGCATCAGATCATCTAAATTAGTTGCTTGCAAGGTGTTGTCTTGAGTACAATCTGAACcgaaagcaactaccttgaggatcCCACCAAATTATAACAGGTTTGTGCCCTCAAAGTTGAGTTTTTTTATCTACATGTGTCTTGTTACAAGTTTATGCTCGCTTTTTCTATGGTATACAAGCCTCGTTTTGAATTTTTCCATGAATTTGTATGCATGAGGAACATACTTATGCATCGGAAGCAATTCCGTGAGTCAATAGTTGTCTTTTATGCATCGAGCACTACTTGGTTCAGATAAAAATGGTTCTCGACCATGTAGATctggtttttgtttgtgtttttgctcAAATTGTTTCCTTTGTCTGGGTAGAAAACTTGTAGATCTGGTTGTCGTGTTCAAAAGGTTCAACAAATTATAGCAAAGGAGGAGATTGGAGGGGGAGGTAAGCATCTGTGCAAATCTAACCTTGTTTGTCCAGCCTCTGAAACTTTGATTTTCAGCTGGTAGTTGCTGTCTTCTTGCTGGTAGTTGCTGTCTTCTTGCTGGTAGTTGATGTCTTTGTGTTGACTGTAATGGAGATCTGATGGGAAAAGGTAGAAGAAGTTGCAGGCTGGGGAGGAAGAAGTTGCCGGCTGGCTGGGGGAGGAAGAACTTGCTGCTTTTATGGAGAAGAAGAAGCTACAATGGAGATCTGGAGGCTGCAATGGAGATCTGGAGGAATTGCAGGCTGGGAGGAAGAAGAtctggaggaagaagagagaaaaAGGAGGGACCTGGGAAGGGGACGGTGGGACGGTGGGACGGTGGGCCGACTTTTGATTCTGTCGGGATTTGGGTGATTTAATTGGTCGATCCGGTCGTGGGGGTCCGCTTTCCTTTTCTGGAGCGGGTTGGTCGGCGGGGCGGGTCCACTTTCCTTTTTTGGCGCGTTGGCTGGCTGGAACCAACGAGCAAACGTTTGCTCGCTAGATCCGTCAATGCATCACGGTAGAGAGTGAAACGTGCATCAGGTGCATCAGGGAAGCCTTAAATCCAGCTCGTAATGCAGCAAACTTGAAAAAGCTTGTGCTATGTACGGATAACGCATCAAGGAAACTTTCCCTCCAGCTCCGGCCCTGTGGAATGCATCGTTGGTTACATCTAAAATAAAATCCTCGTTTTAAAAACCCGTTAATGTAATTTTCGAAATTTCTAGGAGCAAAAACAAAATGGTTCACCCGGCAGACTGCAGTATTTTCTGTCCACGTATTTGAAAACAAAACCAACTTCCCATAGTTTCCGGTAAATTAGAGGTCGTACACGATTATGTTAGGCGCACAACGAAAATATATAGTAAAACCATTTCCTCCCCCTGGCTACGAGTACATTCGAGGTAAAAGTAGAACGCAAATATGTAATGTCTAGCTATCATAAAAAATGGAAGGGGCATATGCGTCTACTCAGGGGCGCGGGAGGCATCACGATTGGCATATGGCGCGGAGGACCGGAGCCGATACTAAATTCTGGTGACGGTACATGCATCTGGacaataaaaaaattaaatgtgCATCAGGTCAATTTTGACCATTCAGCAAAGAGTAAAAAATGCAAGAAGTAAACACAACGACGCATTCTttcaagaaaaatatgcaaaCACGCATTTTCACCTAGTAGTTTACTAATTCGTGCTATCGGGAATCCGCCAATCGGGGCAGCTGGAGCCATCGCAAACTATGCTGAGGGATCAAACGCGACCCATCTTCCTTCCATTCTTCCCATCATAAAAAAAATGGCAAAAGAAATCCACTGCCATTGTATATTTGTCTTAACGTGGCTTCATCACACataaaataaaattatgtactccctccatctcacggAGTTTATCTAAGATTTATTCAAATGTATCTACACTCTAAATAACATCaacatacattcaaattttgataaattttagaAAACCTTCATAGAGCAGAGGGACTAACAGGATAATATGAATAAATATAGCATAAACACATGAATAAAGTAGGTTTATATGGACTCAATAACGCAAACACAAGAGTAAGGATACCACTAACACATGCTTTAAAAGCTCTCAGTATCATTATAAGTTTAGACTTTATATTCGGTTGACCGATTATGTAAAAGAAAACTTGCCAATCCACTATCTACTAATATGATGTATTAGCTTTGATATTTCAGATGAAAATCGGATTATCGAGATAAAAAAACCATTGTGTAATCTTAAAAAAATTAGATTCGAATATTTGGGTGTTATTTGACATACCATACCATATATCGTATCTGGTGTCAAGATCAAAATCAGACATCCTTATCCATTAGATTTCTTCGAATACGGTGGAAAAATTATCCTATCTATTTACACCCCTAGTGTCACCGAACGCTGCCCCCAATTTAGTTCGAGCTTTTTTTCATTGTAATAAATTATCCATTTCTTATGATagataaatttaaaataaaattatagCAAATATATTACCACTGCTTGAGAATTCATTTAATTCGGTAGACTACAAAGTACCAAAATAATCAGAAATCGCACATGTCCCATAGAACACAAATATGGCCTAATAATTTTGAGTAATCACTCATCTCTATGGTTGATCATCTTGTGCTTCTTCTCGAATCAAGCCCTTCTCATTGGGTCCAAATGCTAACGCCGACCTTCATGATACGAGTCTCCTTTTGTGAGTAGCTTGAgctctacttcctttttcttgacCTCTGCCTTGGCTCTTGACCAAGCATCAGACTCATCAACTACGAGCTTCATATTTTTTTGTACATCGTAAGGTAATTCTTGACAAGGGTTTGTACCCTAGAAGGGGCCCCAAACGTGATCATCTTGGAGTACAAGTCACGCCAACATCACCAAATGATGGATTATATGGGACACTCATGTAAATCAACCTAGATTGGCTAGGTTATTGACATGGAGTCTCTACGACAATGCCCGTGGTTGATGGACTTAGGTTTTAGGGAAAGAGGTGTGCTGGTGAGTTCGCTAGCTGGCAAGCAAGAATGAGGCCAGTTTAACCCAGGTTTGGCCCCTATTAATGAGGTAAAAACCTACTCATGCTTGTGTGTTCTTGGTTATTGATGAAGATGATTACAATGTTGTCGTGATGGATATGGCTATCTAGGGTTTGTCTATGAGATATCACTGTGTCTCCTCTTTTCTCGCCAACCCCTACTAGCCTTTATATATGAGGCTATGTCTAGGTATCGAGTTTATCTCGGTTACAAGTTAATGGTGAACTCTAGGGTTTTGTGTCTTCGGCATGTCCTTGTTCTGCATGCTAGAAACATGGGCCTTGAACGCTTCACGGTTGCCAAATCATCCTGGGCTACATGATCCTTACCAGGTCATGAGGTGGGCCTCCAGTTACGTAACATGAGGTATGTTAATGATGGGCACCCGAAGGGTCCTGGTCCTGCCCACGTTAGTTATCTTTTacggttagggttagcataggcgTCGCCACTTGTAAACCCAGTCGGCACCTATAACCCTATTTCCCACAATGTATATGAGGGGAACGGGACCGCCAAATGGGTAACCACATCCTCTCACCAtcatctctcacacacacatccaCCCACCATTGATGAAATCTGGCTCTACCTTGCGATTCTGAGAGCATACGGCGGATAGTCACACGATGCGACAAACAGAGTAATGTTTTTACTGGATATTGTATGCCCGGGCTCGAACGTGTATAAATCTATGTCTCTGTGTGCTACCATCCTGATCTCGAAATGTGGCCCCACCAAACACAAATATACCATCGTAAAATATCCTCAACACTAGAAATGCCCATAATTTTTATTTATAAAACTGAACAAATTAGAAGATGTAAAGGTTTTTAGTACTACTCCAATGGAGTACAAAATTAGGAAGCCTTGGttttgaaacagagggagtagctagggagcACTCTAATGGTGTTTGATACGGTATCTAGCTTTCGTAGGGTAGAGAATAGAGAGTCCCATGCGAGCACGATGTATGATGTATGTATCTTCTCGCGGCTTGGGCCCTTGACGCACTTTTTAATCCTTGAGCTTTGGTTTCTTGTCAGCACTTCTAGTCAGCAGGTATTACCAACCCTATAATCGTAAGAATATTGGCAACCCTCATCCTACGGAGGATTAATCGATTTAACACAGAGGTCACAAAGGCTGAGACGTTTCTGGCATGAAAAGTCACTGAAGTCCCTGACGCTGAGGTGCGGCGAGATGCGATGCTTTCCGGTCGCTGTCGTACCAAGCCATGAACGGTGACGTCCGATCAAAAGAGTGGACCTGATTGATTCCATGCCGCTCGCCACGCTGCCCGCGCCGCGCGGCGAGGAAATGTTCGCCGACTGCGACGGCGCCACGCGACCTAACTATTACGCGCGCTCTTGACATTGCGCAGGCCCATATATAGGTGCGACCACAGCCGCTGTTACGACCAGCGACGGGGGAATCAACACCGCAGATGGACTTTACTGGAGGTTCATTTGGAGGATAATCAGATAAACTCACACGATGATTCAGATAGCAGCACGCAGCGAGGTGTATCAAAGAACAAGAAAATGGTGATTTCTTGCGTTATTGCTAGGATAGGAGTACAAGCCCTGTTGGATGGAGTAACATCGATCGGGTAACACGAACACTAAGTAAACAGGGCATCGATCCAGCCCACatcacacgcacgcacgcacacgaaCTGGAAATAGgcaagctgccgccgccgccgctctttcTTTCATATTTCCTGGCTCCCCCGTAGGATGGATCTTGTGGAGAGCGCGCACGTCCGGGGACGTCGGTAGCGGAGCGCGGACGAGCCTCCAACCTCCCCTGTTACTGTCACTTATCAGCGGTTTATCACGCGAGGGAGTAGAAGGGTGGAGCGGGCCTTTATCAAGCCCGTGCGTGGGTGCGGCCGAGGTGAGCAGCGCGGAGGTCTGCGGGGTCGACGGCCGCGGCGCGGTTGGCTGGGCGGTAGTGGCCGGTGACGGGGTCGGGGACCCAGGACGCGTCGGTGGCGGCCTTCTCGGCCTCGCCAGCCGCCTTCCTGTCCGCGGCGCCGCGCCTCATGCCGCCGGAGGCGGCAGCCGCGGCGTAGCCCCTGGTGGTCGGGGCTAGCAGCTGGGCGAGCGCGCGGGCAGCAGCGGAGCCGGAGAGAGCGAGAGCCATCGGATTTGCTGTGCGTCGACCGGACGGCTGGTGGCGctcagagcagcagcagcagcacagagCCCAGAGGATGAGAGAGTCGAGACTCGAGAGGGAAGAGCTGTATTTAAAGGGAGACGGGAGAGCCGGGACCGGGAGGCAGCAGGAACTGAGGCGCGGGTTCCTCACTTCTTTCCACGTTGTCGTCCTGATATTTTTGTTTAGTCGACCTCCTGCTGCCGCCGGGAGCGAGCATCGCCCGGTTCCGTGGACGTGGCCAGAAGTAATGATTTGGGAAAGTTGAAGAGTTAAGCATACCCGTACTCTCTCCGTCCACACATAAGTGGACACGTGGAGTTTTTAAAAtaaatcttctctttcttaatagatgatcCCATTTTGCTGGTGAGCCACGTCACCTGATTAACATTTTTTTTCCTAGCACGTATGTCTCCCGTCCGGTCTCACTTCACCTGGCTTCGTCGCTTGATTGATTCTTCCTACGTGGGCTGGCCCGACGTGGGCTGGTAGTCTACCTCGCTGCCGACTCGGGCGACCTTCGGCCTTTGCTCGAAAAAAAGGGCACGGCCGCCGTTCGTCTTCCTCAGCGGGCGCCAGACCTTCCGTTCTCCCCCACCAATTTTGTAGCCGCAAATATTCCGCTCGCGACCTCTAGCCTTCTCCTCACAAATACTGATGATTACGGCTCATAAATCCCACAAATCACGAATAGAAACTGCTCCATCCAACCCATCCCCGCCACTGCCCCCAAACTTAAAAGGAAGCCCATGGTGCCATTCGCTTCAATCACCGTGATTGAATCACGACACCCTGGTCGCCCCGCCATCAACGCCACGGGCCTCTACGCTGGTACTTCCCTCTCCCGATTCTAATTTCTTCTCTATTTTTTCCAATCCCTCACTGTGTATTCGTAATCTGGTAGGTTGATCTACGGCTGGCAAATCTGCTCCAAGTTTTCCTCCCGCAGCCCGCTTTTCTGGATCGATTCTGACTACTGCTACCTCATCATCACCGGATTTCTTTCGATTGTGGCCCTTCTGGTCTGCTCGGTCAAGAATCTTTGGATTTATTGAATTCATCATCTGCTTGCTGAAGCTAGGAATACCAGCTATCATCACCTGTACGTACGGCACTATAAACCATGCCTACTTTCATTGGTGCACGAATCTAATCTCCTGCACGCGAATCTAATCTCTTGCTCTTAAGTTTGAATTTACATTGTCTGAGCATATGCACCTTTTATTTGTTACCTCCCCTGAAATAATTATTTATGTACATTGTAATTTCTGTCTCAAGAGGTAATACATCCGGTTCTTCAGTTGGTCAGAGGATTATATTACATCTTCATTAATGTGTGCCCTCGCTATAGCACTATCAAGACTCGATGGATATTTGCAGAAAATATGGTTGCCCAGATCTCTTCGTGACATTCACATCAAATGTTGCCTGCCCTGGTACCTGACAGACATGAGAAGATATCCTGACAGATTATGCGGTTTAGGACTTCTTTTGGAATGACACAATTAATAGGATGCTTTCATTTTATGTATTCCCAAATTTCTGGTGTTCTACCTTACAAGAAACACTAGGAACGTCGAGTGTGCACCCTTTCATGGGCAGTTGTCTACTGTCGCTGATATGATGCAGCAACGAAAGCTACAACTATTTCACTGCCGTTTATAAAATTTTGGTTGGCAATGTTCCTTCGCACCGTGAGCATTTGCAGCAACGAAAGtatatattttttaattattCGAGGGAAAGACATAAAATATCTAATCAATACTAATTCAATGCTTGACAACTGCCTCGCttatttttttttggcaaaggtCCAATTTAAAGCTGCTGTAATAATCCTTATACCCAATTGAAGTCAACAGTACATCCCTCTATATAACAAAGAACACAACCAATCACAAGTCACTCTTCCATATTAAAATACAAATACAACTTTGAACACAAACGCTTCTCACAACATTCCTACATGGAGCATCAAGGAGGCAAAAACGGGTACTTCTGGGTCAACAATACTTTTTTTTTCACATAACTACATTCATGTAAATTTCTTTCAATCATTCAGGATACAGTTGAAAGTTTGAAACCTGCCGCGCGGGGCGTACATACTTCCATTTTCTACTAATCGGCACATACAAGCCAACAAGACGTATAAGGAAGCAATACAAAAAAACTCAAGGACATGAGACGGCCCTGCATCTAACTTTAGAAGaagggtactgatacgtctccaacgtatctataatttctgatgttccatgcttgttttatgacaataccgacatgttttgttcacactttatgtcattattatgcgttttccggaactaacctattgacgagatgccgaaaggccagttgctgttttctgctgtttttggtttcagaaatcctagtaaggaaatattttcggaatcggacgaaatcaacaccgaagatcttaaaattcccggaagcttccggaacaccgaaggagagtcggaggcgggcagcaggggcccacaccataaggcggcgcgggtggccccctggccgcgccagcctatggtgtgggggccccagccgcctccttgcgccgactctcggcctatatattcgtccctgacctaaaaacatcgaccagaaggacggaaacagagaaaaccatccagagccgccgccatcgcgaaagtccaattcgggggacagaactctctgttccggcaccctgccggacggggaattgcccccggagccatctccaccgccatcttcaccgccatcgctgcctccatgatgaggagggagtaatctaccccggggctgagggctccgctgtagctatgtggttcatctctctctttatgtgatctagttgaatatcatctatgtgctactctagtgatgttattaaagtagttttattcctcctgcacggtgtaatggtgacagtgtgtgcatccgtgttagtacttggcgtaggctatgattgtaatctcttgtggattatgaagttaactattgctatgatagtattgatatgatctatgcctccttcatggtatgatggtgacgagtgtgcatgctatgttagttcttggtgtaattgtgttgatctatcttacactctaaggttatttaaatatgaacattgaatattgtggagcttgttaactccggcattgagggttcgtgtaatcctacacaattagtggtgttcatcatccaacaagagggtgtagagtagtcctattatgtgatcattgttgagagtgtccactagtgaaagcaggatccctaggccttgcttccaagcatcgaatctccgtttgtttactgttttgctacatgtttactcgctgccatatttcattcagattactattaccactcatatccatccatattacttgtatttcactatctcttcgccgaactagtgcacctatacatctgacaagtgtattaggtgtgttggggacacaagagacttcttgctttgtggttgcggggttgcttgagagggatatctttgacctcttcctccctgagatcgataaaccttgggtgatccacttaaggaaaacttgctgctgttctacaaacctctgctcttggaggcccaacactgtctacaagaatagaagcacccgtagacatcaggtaccAAGGGGGACCTTCACGTGCTGATCTCACAACCATACTATGATCGGATCATACATTCTTCACAATCGAATACATCTAAAATGGAAAGAGAATGTCACGGCTATTCTTTCCGATGATAAAAAGATCTACAAAGACCAATGCACTTATCAAACCACTCAGATGATGTAATAAGTTTTTAACTGACTATCAAATAAATATATGCAATGGATTACATCAAAAAAATCATAGAGCTAAATATGTGAAATTTATCATATACACTACTTAAAAtatcccgccgcaacgcgcggggtatcatctagttataaAATAAGTGGACACGCGGAGTACGTACTAGATTCCGTGTTTGTTTCAGGATCTATAAAAACGAGAATACACGACGTAAGAAATGGGAATTCTGCGGTTGCGTGGGCTGGTGCCGATCAAATCTCCTAAACTAAAACTCTTATTtttttaatgattttttataGTTTTGGTTTACCGCATGTGATCGGCGTCCACGAACTCCCAACCAAAATCACATACATGACAACAAATCCGACAATATGTGACATGTTTCACAGCAATGTTCGCGTCAAATATCCAATATATGCCGCAAAACATCATCTTCAAgcatgatgaagaaggaaggctcAAGCACACCATCGTCGCCAGTAGCACCTCCAGCGACACCACCACTCGCCGGTAGCACCTCATGCGACACCACCACTCGCCTTAGCATCATCACCTCCACCGTGAGTGGCATCCACCGTACTGGAAGATTCAACATTGGGCTAGCCTTCTCCTTGTAATGATCTCGATCTTCCTCAGAACCCACCACTCTTTACTGAAGATCCATGGtgttcgggtccatcatcatcgtCCTATTCTTCTCCGCAACAAGGTCCGTCTTTGCCATTTTCTTCTCAAGTGCTAGCCTCCTCCCCTCCAAGTCATGAACTGCTTGCTATCTTGCTTGCTTCATAACATTCTTCTTCTCGCTCATTACTTTCTTTGCTTCCAAAGTGTTGAGCGTCATGCTTTTCTTTGACCTCATGAACTCATCGATCTTGAATGCCAAGTTTGATGCTTCGGCTTCAAGCTTAATCTTCTCCTTGGTCTTCTTGTTCCTATCGAGCTTCCCCTTGTTGGCTCCTCCTTACTCATCACTTGCATCATCCAAACATAGCATAGCTCCTTTCTTTGGTGATGCTTCTTGCTTCCTCAATTTTCACTTGTCAAGATGCTCAAGCAACTTTTGACAACGTTGTAGCGTGAATGTTCTTCGTTTGgaatctatcatggttttgtaccCCTCAATTGAATTTTTTCCCTTACATTCACAAAATAAAATGCAACATAAATGCACATGTCTTGCAACACAATCACACAATCACACAAATGAAAACTGCAATGCACTCACATAGTCACTCACATAGTCACTGATAGAGATGACATTTGCATTCCGGACTTGCTCCATCGCTCCACTCCATCGGCTACAACAAGTCTTGATCACATCCCACCGGCCTTGTAGGGATCGATAGGAGAAATAGACCGGTGTTGCAATGTTAGGCATGAGGTGAAATAACTTATCTTCGATCCGCGACCAATAACGCTTCCCTGTTTGATCAGTGTCGTGCACCGCATCGATGCACAATTGTGACTATGCCTGCACCAAGCAAGTGTCTTCGATATCGGTATAGTGCACGACTCTCTTATTTCGCCCCTTCGTCTCTTCGTGTCCTCCTCCAACGTGTCTTGATCGTAAGCAACACCATCCTCAACCTCTTCGCCATTATCCTCGCCGTCCAACTCGTACGCATCAAGGGGCGCCTCGGTAATGCTCACCCTGGCCTCGTTTAGCGTATACACTAACGAGTACGGAACATCGTTCGTATCGAAACTCGAAATTTTGAGGAACATGTTGACGACGTCGGCGCCGTTGTCTGCGATGCACTGATCTCGACCGCCGGTGGAGCGGGTCGAGGAAGGCCGCTTTGCTTCACGGTCCGCTTCCTCTTCCCGCCACCCCCCACATTCATCCAGATGACACCCCCTGTCTTGAGCCGAGCTCGCGAAACGACCATCATCGCGGCCTTGGCCAGGGCAACAACAACGATGGCGGCCGGGGCAGCATCGGGGACGACGACGTGGGTGCATGCGTGCTTTCTCTTCTTGAGGACTAAAGCACCGACGGCTGGGGTGCGCGCGCGTACTGCCGGAGCCGTGAGAGGTGGCGGTTGAGGCTGCGCGACCTCGTCGGCGGCGCAGAGGTAGTGGTGTGGCAGAtcaacggcggcgacgacgtgTATGCGGGAAAGGAGGTGTGCTAAAAATTCCGTCCTAACAAATCGAGGTGGGCATTGTTGGTCGCAATTAGTTTCGCGGTTTCACCGCGACATCATATGTACCCTCCGGGGGAGGAAACTTTGAGTCTCgtgtgttatattgtgatccaaattcatatactaaagggaggctaacttttgACGAGCGTAGTGAGTCCCGTcgccggtacggatcgttggcaccgtctATATATACATTTTGTAAGCCgatagctagggtttatcagattataagacaacccacgacgtttgtaaacactccccgatatagtgaagttttgctggctggcacccgtgattctttttctcttctgtgttggaaaatcttgtgtctccgatgcgtttacctttatcattttttgttatttgcttgtcgcttttataacatcgTGTCCTTTTTTTTTCAGGATTTGATAGGTGGGCGAAACCGACGTAAACCGTAAAACGGTTATTTTTACAGTTTTTTGCGAGTTTACGGTATCTACCCTAAGGGCATGTATATTGGTTTAGACGGATGTTGTCTGTAATACTACTCCGTGTCATCTATAGATAATGA contains:
- the LOC124666525 gene encoding late embryogenesis abundant protein Lea5-like, which encodes MALALSGSAAARALAQLLAPTTRGYAAAAASGGMRRGAADRKAAGEAEKAATDASWVPDPVTGHYRPANRAAAVDPADLRAAHLGRTHARA